DNA sequence from the Bradyrhizobium diazoefficiens genome:
TATCATTCCTCGATCCGCCGCCGCAGCCGGCGTGGAAGGAAGCCAAGAGCCTGTTGTCCGAGCTGAACGCGCTCGACGGTGACGGCCGCATCACCGTCGAAGGCAAGAGCCTGCGCGCGCTGGCGCTGCCGCCACGGCTCGCACGCATGATCGTGGATTCGCATCGCGCCGGCGCGGGAGAAGAGGCGGCCGAGATCGCGGCCATCCTCACCGAGCGCGGGCTCGGTGGCGACAGCGCCGATCTCGAGCACCGGCGCGAGCAGTTTCGCCGCGACCGTTCGCCGCGGGCAGTGAGCGCTCGCGAGTTGGCGCGGCGCTGGGCTGCGCAGGTCGCCGCGTCCGAGAAGGCGGGGCAGCAGGAGGCTCTTTCGACCGGCCTGATGCTCGCCTATGCCTTCCCGGATCGCGTCGCGCGCAACCGCGGCAATGGCAGTTTCGTGCTTGCCAACGGCCGCGGCGCCGCGGTCGAGCAAACTTCGTCGCTGGCCCGCGCGCCCTATATCGCTGTCGGCGAGATGACCGGAACGGCCGCGAGTGGCCGTATCCTGCTCGCCGCGCAAATCACTGAGGACGACATCGAGCGGCACTTCGCCGAGCACATCGACAGCGTCGACGAGATCTCCTTCGACCGCGGTGCGATGGCTCTGCGCGCACGGCGCAAGCGCGTGCTGCATGCGATCACGCTCTCCGAGATGACACTTGCGGTATCGCCTTCGGAAGAGACGGCGCGCATTTTTGCCGACGGGCTGATCGCCGCCGGCCTCGACCGGTTGCCCTGGTCGAAGGCCGCAAAACAATGGCGCGACCGCGTGATGTTTTTGCGCAAGGCCGAGGGCGAGGGCTGGCCCGATCTCTCCGATGACGGATTGATCGCGCGGCGCGAGGACTGGCTGGTGCCGGCGCTCTACGACAAGATCGCGCTCAAGGACATCTCCGCCGGCGATCTGTCCGATGCGCTGATGGCGCAGTTGCCGTGGGAGATGCACGCGCGGCTCGAGCGCGAGGCGCCGACCCATTTCGAGGCGCCCACGGGAAGCGTGCTCGCGATCGACTATGAGGCTGAGCAGGGCCCGACCATCGCGGTGCGGCTCCAGGAGTTGTTCGGCCTCAACACGCATCCGTCGATCGCGGCCGGCAAGGTGCCGCTGGTGCTGGAATTGCTGTCACCGGCGCAGCGCCCAGTGCAGGTGACGCGCGATCTCCCCGGTTTTTGGCGCGGCAGTTACGCCGCGGTGCGCTCCGACCTGCGCGGCCGCTATCCCCGTCATCCCTGGCCCGAGGATCCCGCGAGCGCGATCCCGACCCGGCGGGTCAAGCCGCGCGGGACCTGACAAAGCGTGCCGGCGCATTAACCGTCCGCTCATCCTTTTCGTCAAAATAGCAGCGTTCCGATGGCAGCTTCGCTCGCGGAGAGGCGTTTCGCGTGGTGAAATCGAGCTTTCGGTTCAGAGTGGTGTCATGCGTAACATAATGATCTTCGCGGCCATCCTGATCGGGCTGGGTACCTTCATGGCGCAGATGGCGGACAGGATGAGCTCCGCCTCCGCCACGTCGGCGCCGCGCACGACGGTCGCGACCGCGGCGCCAGCCGGCGGCCGCAGCCTCAACATCCCTCGCGATGGCCGTGGCCACTTCCAGGCCGAGGGCCGCATCGACGGCCAGCGCATCGGCTTCATGGTCGACACCGGCGCGTCCGTGGTAGCACTGAACGAGAGCTCGGCCGCACGTTTTGGCCTGCGTCCCTCGCGCAGCGAATACAATTCAACCGTCTCAACCGCCAACGGCACCATCAAGGCCGCGCGCGCCCGGATCGCCATGTTGGACGTCGGCGGCCTTGTCGTGCGCGATGTGGACGCCATGGTGCTGCCGGACGAGGCTCTGTCGGAGAACCTGCTCGGCCTCTCCTTCCTGTCCCGCCTGAAGCGCTTTGAGTACGCCAACGGCCAGATGGTGCTGGAGCAGTAAATCCGGACGGATCACGGCCGGACAGCTCTATATTGTTTTGAGCAAGCCCACGGCAGGTAACGTTTCTCCCGTTACCAAACTGCCGCAATTATCGGCCATAAGCCTTCATTCCCGCCTTCCGCTGCGGCCTGGCATTCGCTAAGGCTGCGTCAATTCCGCCCCCTTTTTCACGAGACCGTCGCAATGTTTCCCAAGCCGAAATCCGTGCTTTTGCCCAACACCTACGCCTTCGAATCCGAGCCGATGGTGAAGCCGACCGGCTTTCGCGAATACGACGCGCGCTGGTTGTTCCAGAAGGAAATCAACCTGATGGGCGTGCAGGCGCTCGGGATGGGGCTCGGCGCGCTGATCGCCGAGCTCGGCGTCAAACAGGAGATCGTCACCGGCCATGATTTCCGCGGCTATTCGGCCTCGATCAAATATGCGCTGATCTCGGGCCTGATGGCGGCCGGGTGCACGGTGCACGACATCGGGCTTGCGGTGACGCCGATGGCCTATTTCGCGCAGTTCGATCTCGACGTGCCCTGCGTCGCCATGGTCACGGCCTCGCACAACGACAATGGCTGGACCGGCGTGAAGATGGGTGCCAACCGCCCGCTGACTTTCGGCCCCGACGAGATGACGCGGCTGAAGGAGATCGTGCTCAATGCCGAGTTCAAGAACAGGGCCGGCGGCGCCTACCAGTTCCACGAGAACTATCCGGCGCGCTACATCGCCGATCTCACCGGCCGTCCAAAGCTGACGCGCAAGCTCAAGGTCGTGGCGGCCTGCGGCAACGGCACGGCGGGCGCGTTCGCGCCGCAGGTGCTGGAAGCGATCGGCTGCGAGGTGATCCCGCTCGACGCCGAGCTCGACCACACCTTCCC
Encoded proteins:
- a CDS encoding TIGR02281 family clan AA aspartic protease — its product is MRNIMIFAAILIGLGTFMAQMADRMSSASATSAPRTTVATAAPAGGRSLNIPRDGRGHFQAEGRIDGQRIGFMVDTGASVVALNESSAARFGLRPSRSEYNSTVSTANGTIKAARARIAMLDVGGLVVRDVDAMVLPDEALSENLLGLSFLSRLKRFEYANGQMVLEQ
- the hrpB gene encoding ATP-dependent helicase HrpB codes for the protein MPRKFDTSLPIDAVLDDLSRTLEAHNAAVLVAPPGAGKTTRVPLALLDAPWARAKKIIVLEPRRIAARASADRMAKSLGERAGETVGYRVRFGSKISRATRIEVVTEGIFTRQILEDPELSGVAAVLFDEFHERSLDADMGLALARDVQLGLREDLRILVMSATLDGARVAKLLGDAPVVESEGRAFPVETRYLGRKADAPIERQMADAIAWALRADSGSVLAFLPGAAEIRRTQNFLGERVQDASIEIVPLFGALDAAVQDRAIAPAPKGTRKVVLATSIAETSLTIEGVRIVVDSGLARVPRYEPDIGLTRLETVRAARAAVDQRRGRAGRTEAGVCYRLWDEPQTASLAPYTQPEILSADLSSLVLDLAQWGVADPAALSFLDPPPQPAWKEAKSLLSELNALDGDGRITVEGKSLRALALPPRLARMIVDSHRAGAGEEAAEIAAILTERGLGGDSADLEHRREQFRRDRSPRAVSARELARRWAAQVAASEKAGQQEALSTGLMLAYAFPDRVARNRGNGSFVLANGRGAAVEQTSSLARAPYIAVGEMTGTAASGRILLAAQITEDDIERHFAEHIDSVDEISFDRGAMALRARRKRVLHAITLSEMTLAVSPSEETARIFADGLIAAGLDRLPWSKAAKQWRDRVMFLRKAEGEGWPDLSDDGLIARREDWLVPALYDKIALKDISAGDLSDALMAQLPWEMHARLEREAPTHFEAPTGSVLAIDYEAEQGPTIAVRLQELFGLNTHPSIAAGKVPLVLELLSPAQRPVQVTRDLPGFWRGSYAAVRSDLRGRYPRHPWPEDPASAIPTRRVKPRGT